CTAGAGCGGATCATGTTTAGTTGGAACCACTTCGTGGTTGCCAACTAAACATGTGAATCCGCTCTACATCTAAGGTTAGAGCAGATTCACCGGGTTCGATGGATCGCCTCCGGCGATTCACTCAAACCCGGATCTGCTCTAGCGAGCAGCGCGTTCAGTAGGCGAGCCGGCCGCGCAGCGCCTCGAAGGACACCATGACGGCCCGGCGGTAGGCCTCGCGTTGGACGAGGTCCTCGTACCAGCGGGCGATGTTGGGCAGGCGGGCGCGCTTGATCGGCAGCTTGAAGTACCGGAAGAGGATCGCGCCGAGCGGGATGTCCGCCATGGTGAGGTGGTCTCCGGCCAGGTAGCGGCAGGACTCGAGCCGGGTCTCGACCAGCCGGAGACGGCTGGTCAGGACCGCGAGCGTCTGGGCGATCGCCGCCTTGTCCTGGTCGGCCGCCGGCGTGCGCACGGTCAGCCAGAACAGCTTGTTGCCGGCCGCGTAGGGCGCCGCCTGACACCAGGTCATCCATTGGTCGGCCACGGCGCGCG
This genomic interval from Kiloniellales bacterium contains the following:
- a CDS encoding glutathione binding-like protein, with the translated sequence NPHGRVPTLRDGEVVVWESMAIVRYLAARYAAGTLWPEDPGARAVADQWMTWCQAAPYAAGNKLFWLTVRTPAADQDKAAIAQTLAVLTSRLRLVETRLESCRYLAGDHLTMADIPLGAILFRYFKLPIKRARLPNIARWYEDLVQREAYRRAVMVSFEALRGRLAY